The following proteins are encoded in a genomic region of Reichenbachiella sp.:
- the mtaB gene encoding tRNA (N(6)-L-threonylcarbamoyladenosine(37)-C(2))-methylthiotransferase MtaB has protein sequence MKKVAFYTLGCKLNFSETSTISRLFEEEGYEKVAFENEPDIFVINTCSVTENADKKCRQIVKNAKKVSPESFVVIIGCFAQLKPKKISEIPGVDAVLGAAEKFKLLEHLKDFEKRKEAIICASEISNATEFNNAYSIADRTRTFLKVQDGCNYGCAFCTIPLARGKSRSDSIENILKSAHEIAQTEVKEVVLTGVNIGDFGVQGGRRKERFLELVKALDEVEGIERFRISSIEPNLLNNQIIEFVAESKRFAPHFHIPLQSGSNKILKLMNRRYLRELYVERVAKIKETMPNACIGVDVITGFPGETHEDFLDTYNFINELPVSYLHVFTYSERANTNAVEMDGVVPKKERNERSNMLRILSEKKKQAFYESQIGNEFTVLLENDVKDDFMFGFTENYLKVKLPYQEDLVNELRLVNMQSVEEDGTMRANETQLV, from the coding sequence ATGAAAAAAGTTGCATTTTATACCTTGGGCTGCAAGCTCAATTTTTCTGAAACCTCAACCATTTCAAGACTTTTCGAAGAGGAAGGTTATGAGAAGGTGGCTTTTGAAAATGAGCCTGACATCTTTGTAATCAACACCTGTTCGGTTACTGAAAATGCAGATAAAAAATGCCGTCAAATTGTAAAAAACGCAAAGAAGGTATCCCCAGAATCATTTGTGGTCATTATAGGTTGTTTTGCACAATTAAAACCTAAAAAGATTTCTGAGATTCCAGGTGTGGATGCTGTATTAGGTGCAGCTGAAAAATTTAAGCTATTAGAACATCTTAAAGATTTTGAAAAACGGAAAGAAGCCATCATTTGTGCTTCTGAAATTTCAAATGCGACAGAATTCAACAACGCCTATTCAATAGCAGACCGTACAAGGACTTTCCTCAAGGTTCAAGATGGTTGTAATTATGGTTGTGCTTTCTGTACTATTCCACTCGCCAGGGGAAAAAGTAGAAGTGATAGTATAGAGAATATCCTGAAATCAGCTCATGAAATTGCTCAAACTGAGGTAAAAGAAGTGGTGTTAACTGGAGTTAATATCGGGGACTTTGGTGTGCAAGGTGGAAGAAGAAAAGAACGTTTTCTTGAGTTAGTGAAGGCGTTGGATGAAGTAGAAGGGATTGAGCGTTTTAGAATTTCTTCTATAGAGCCTAACTTGTTGAATAATCAGATCATTGAATTTGTTGCGGAGAGTAAGCGATTTGCTCCGCATTTTCATATTCCACTACAATCTGGGAGCAACAAGATTCTCAAGTTGATGAATAGAAGATATTTGAGAGAGCTATACGTGGAGCGTGTAGCTAAAATAAAGGAGACCATGCCCAATGCATGTATTGGAGTGGACGTAATTACTGGCTTTCCAGGAGAGACTCATGAAGATTTTTTGGATACCTACAATTTCATCAATGAATTGCCAGTTTCTTACTTACATGTATTCACATACTCAGAACGAGCGAATACAAACGCAGTAGAAATGGATGGGGTAGTGCCCAAAAAAGAAAGGAATGAACGTTCAAATATGCTCCGTATTCTTTCAGAAAAGAAGAAGCAGGCATTCTATGAATCTCAAATTGGAAATGAGTTTACTGTACTATTGGAAAATGATGTGAAGGACGACTTTATGTTCGGCTTCACTGAAAATTATCTAAAAGTCAAATTGCCTTATCAGGAAGATTTAGTGAATGAACTAAGATTAGTCAACATGCAGTCCGTAGAAGAAGACGGAACGATGAGAGCAAACGAAACTCAACTAGTTTGA
- a CDS encoding TlpA disulfide reductase family protein, producing MKQLLILSLALVLMGSTDPTFKVGEVAPDIALPNMNGEIVKLSSLRGQMVFIDFWASWCKPCRKENPRILADYLKYKDEEFENGTGFTVYGVSLDKKKEAWEKAIAKDSLIWDTHVSDLKGWKNEAAIAYGISSVPMSYLIDGDGVIVAVNPRGDKLEKELKKNRKSESWFKSLFGN from the coding sequence ATGAAACAACTACTTATACTTTCTCTTGCTCTGGTTTTGATGGGTTCTACTGATCCTACTTTTAAGGTTGGGGAAGTGGCGCCTGACATTGCTTTACCGAATATGAATGGTGAAATCGTGAAATTATCTTCACTGAGAGGGCAAATGGTATTTATTGATTTTTGGGCGTCGTGGTGCAAACCTTGTCGAAAAGAGAATCCACGAATTTTAGCAGATTACCTGAAGTATAAAGATGAAGAATTTGAAAATGGAACAGGTTTCACCGTATATGGCGTCTCGTTAGATAAGAAAAAAGAGGCCTGGGAAAAGGCAATAGCTAAGGATAGTCTGATTTGGGATACACACGTCAGTGATTTGAAAGGCTGGAAGAATGAAGCAGCTATTGCCTATGGAATATCCAGTGTGCCAATGAGCTACCTAATTGATGGGGATGGCGTGATAGTAGCTGTAAACCCAAGAGGGGATAAACTAGAAAAGGAACTTAAAAAGAACCGGAAGTCCGAGTCCTGGTTTAAGTCCCTTTTCGGTAACTGA
- a CDS encoding sulfite exporter TauE/SafE family protein gives MHWTALFLGFVGSLHCVVMCGPIALALSGQSSLSKFLISRILHNIGRVFTYAFIGLLFGLLGELVSFGGYQQAFSIGMGLFMIMVALAVSSSVRGKVYQPMQALAQGLKKRLSKWLRTTKLSGTFLLGILNGFLPCGLVYAAVAGALATASFMEGAKYMIIFGLGTFPAMLLVAISGRALQKLSFISLNKLSTVFIFTLGCLLIIRGLNLDIPYLSPAISFLYPTADITVCE, from the coding sequence GATTGCTTTGGCTCTCTCTGGTCAATCCTCATTATCCAAGTTCCTGATCAGTCGGATTTTGCACAACATCGGTCGAGTATTTACTTACGCATTTATTGGATTGCTATTTGGCCTTTTGGGTGAGCTGGTGTCTTTTGGAGGATATCAGCAAGCGTTCTCCATAGGTATGGGCTTATTTATGATCATGGTGGCCTTGGCCGTTTCTAGTTCGGTCAGAGGAAAAGTGTATCAACCCATGCAGGCTTTAGCTCAGGGTCTCAAAAAAAGACTGTCCAAGTGGCTTCGTACCACCAAACTATCTGGCACTTTTCTACTGGGTATATTGAATGGGTTTCTTCCTTGTGGCTTAGTCTATGCTGCAGTTGCTGGAGCATTAGCCACTGCTAGTTTTATGGAAGGCGCCAAATACATGATCATCTTCGGGTTAGGCACCTTCCCCGCCATGCTGTTGGTGGCTATATCAGGCAGAGCCCTTCAAAAGCTTTCTTTCATTAGCCTAAACAAACTATCCACGGTTTTCATTTTCACTTTGGGCTGTCTATTGATCATTAGGGGGCTAAACCTGGATATCCCCTACTTGAGCCCAGCCATTTCTTTTCTATACCCAACTGCAGACATTACGGTCTGCGAGTGA
- a CDS encoding DUF2911 domain-containing protein, translated as MSNWWILIVILTPLALGGCYRPEYPSKFISSDLKEFESYQKKCASRPSPPARAITSLGDTDVFITYSQPAVKGRTIWGDLVPFDRIWRTGANEATVLSATGNILVNGDTLLAGNYALYTIPTKDKWTVILNTKYEVWGAYDYDQSLDVLRFEVEPSTNNDLSERMTFTIDDTGVIEFAWDQLKFDFLVMPL; from the coding sequence ATGAGCAATTGGTGGATACTGATCGTTATCCTCACTCCTCTTGCCCTTGGTGGATGCTATCGTCCAGAATACCCCTCCAAGTTTATCTCTTCTGATTTAAAGGAATTTGAGTCTTATCAAAAGAAGTGTGCTTCCAGACCTTCTCCTCCCGCTAGAGCTATAACAAGTCTAGGAGATACTGATGTTTTTATAACCTATAGTCAACCTGCGGTAAAAGGTCGTACCATTTGGGGTGATTTAGTTCCTTTCGATCGAATTTGGAGAACCGGAGCCAATGAAGCCACAGTACTTTCAGCTACAGGCAACATATTAGTGAATGGAGACACATTACTTGCAGGAAACTATGCGCTATACACCATACCCACTAAAGACAAATGGACAGTCATATTAAATACTAAATATGAAGTTTGGGGAGCTTACGATTATGATCAGTCCCTTGATGTGCTACGCTTTGAAGTTGAACCTTCTACAAACAATGATTTAAGCGAAAGAATGACTTTCACAATCGATGATACTGGAGTGATCGAATTTGCTTGGGATCAATTGAAATTCGACTTTCTAGTGATGCCACTATAG
- a CDS encoding carboxypeptidase regulatory-like domain-containing protein, with protein MIKTNTRKSLYMGIAFLFFSIGAFAQTTTSWITGRVQGTDGADLVGSTVIAIHVPTGTKYGVSTRLDGGYDIPNAKIGGPYSVEVSFVGFKSQKVEGVFLTLGQKQRLDFVLQEDATTIQEVVITANRDDVMNSERTGAETTISNDQLVLLPTISRSTQDIFRLTPSNDGNGFAGRSDHDTNFSLDGSIFNNPFGLDAATPGGQAGAQPISLDAIDQIQVSVAPFDVTKAGFTGASVDAVTKSGTNALKGTAFGFYRNQAMTGKKVNGTSIDVPDLTQFQGGFSLGGPIIKNKLFFFANMEMERREDLGQNVVADNGSNSGESNVARVSEADLIAVQSALRSIGHDPGDYQGYTHKTENLKAMLKIDWNINDKHSLTATYNMLDANRDLPAHPNAIIRRGPDRTTMQFENSGYNIENKIQSGMLELNSIFSNTVSNKLQVGMTMFRDARDPKSEPFPDLNIANNTINYIVAGHEPFSIHNRLDQDVIQITNNVNIFKGAHTFTVGGSFEKFMFDNSFNLGAYGGTFGPAYSSVAQFQDSIASGYIAGQKAAAEALFASNNAATPDTGGWALAETNVGQLSFYAQDEWQATDNLALTFGLRMDVPLYFDTEEKMQENIDRNCCYDPSIQYYDENGDPIMFNSLEFPEQKPLFSPRFGFNWDVNGDRTVQVRGGTGLFTGRFPFVWIGNQVANPNFFFYTVSRTDFKFPQVWKTNLGVDKKLGEGFTLSADLVYSKDVNGIMVRNYGLIQPNSTLSGQPGRQVYGAGDRATVFGGATNAYVLSNSDVGRSVNLSLELKKSWTNGLYTSLAYNFLDSKDASSLVGEISSDTYDRNPAINNVNEAVASPSLYGNRHRIVGTINKKFTYGGDKTATTVSFFIEYAQGGRFSYTYAGDINNDGSGLNDLIYVPTDGEIDQMQFDTFFATEADQRAGLKSYIAQDEYLNVRRGRYAEKYSALSPWFSTWDMRVLQDFYIGEQTLQLSLDILNIGNLISNKWGVRQVPLNTSPIGYVRTEATGEPVYSFDTNAKETFADDFGLQSRWQLQLGVRYIF; from the coding sequence ATGATAAAAACCAATACTCGAAAATCCCTGTATATGGGGATTGCTTTCTTATTTTTTAGTATTGGTGCCTTTGCACAGACTACCACCTCGTGGATTACAGGTAGGGTGCAAGGTACCGATGGAGCGGATCTGGTAGGATCTACGGTAATTGCTATACACGTACCTACAGGTACTAAGTATGGTGTATCAACAAGACTGGATGGTGGATATGATATTCCTAACGCTAAAATTGGCGGCCCATATTCAGTAGAGGTATCTTTTGTAGGCTTCAAAAGTCAAAAAGTAGAAGGTGTCTTTTTGACATTAGGTCAAAAGCAGCGACTAGACTTTGTGCTGCAAGAGGACGCCACCACCATTCAAGAAGTGGTCATTACCGCCAATCGTGATGATGTAATGAATAGTGAGCGCACTGGCGCTGAGACTACTATTAGCAATGATCAGTTGGTGTTATTACCCACAATTTCTAGATCTACACAAGATATATTTAGATTAACTCCGTCTAATGATGGAAATGGATTTGCTGGTCGAAGTGATCACGATACCAACTTTTCATTGGATGGCTCAATTTTTAACAACCCATTCGGACTAGATGCAGCCACTCCTGGTGGACAGGCAGGTGCTCAACCCATTTCATTAGATGCAATTGATCAGATACAAGTATCGGTGGCACCGTTTGATGTCACCAAAGCTGGATTTACAGGAGCTTCCGTAGATGCAGTAACAAAGAGTGGTACTAACGCTTTGAAGGGTACGGCGTTTGGCTTCTATAGAAATCAAGCCATGACTGGAAAGAAAGTGAATGGAACTTCTATTGATGTTCCTGACTTGACTCAATTTCAAGGTGGTTTTTCCCTAGGTGGACCGATCATTAAAAACAAACTTTTCTTCTTCGCCAATATGGAAATGGAGAGAAGAGAGGACCTAGGTCAAAATGTTGTTGCTGATAATGGAAGTAACTCTGGAGAAAGTAATGTAGCTAGAGTTTCTGAAGCAGATTTGATTGCTGTTCAAAGTGCGTTGAGAAGTATAGGTCACGATCCTGGGGATTATCAAGGTTATACGCATAAAACAGAAAACTTAAAGGCCATGTTGAAAATTGATTGGAATATCAATGATAAGCACAGTTTGACAGCTACATACAACATGCTCGATGCGAATAGAGATTTGCCAGCTCACCCTAATGCAATTATTAGAAGAGGGCCGGATAGAACGACCATGCAATTTGAAAATTCAGGGTACAATATTGAAAATAAGATCCAGTCCGGAATGCTGGAATTAAATTCTATTTTCAGTAATACAGTATCAAACAAATTGCAAGTAGGAATGACCATGTTTAGAGATGCGAGAGATCCTAAAAGTGAACCTTTTCCAGATTTGAATATTGCAAACAATACGATCAATTACATTGTTGCAGGTCACGAACCTTTCTCTATTCACAATAGGTTAGATCAGGATGTGATTCAAATAACAAACAATGTCAATATTTTTAAAGGTGCTCATACTTTTACTGTTGGAGGATCTTTTGAGAAGTTCATGTTTGATAACTCGTTCAACTTAGGTGCCTATGGAGGAACTTTTGGACCGGCATACTCAAGTGTAGCACAATTTCAGGATTCAATAGCTAGCGGATATATCGCAGGGCAGAAAGCTGCTGCAGAAGCTCTTTTTGCTTCGAACAATGCGGCAACACCTGATACTGGTGGATGGGCATTGGCAGAAACGAATGTTGGTCAACTTTCATTCTATGCGCAAGATGAATGGCAAGCCACTGATAATCTGGCTTTGACTTTTGGTTTAAGAATGGATGTGCCTTTGTATTTTGATACTGAGGAAAAAATGCAGGAAAACATAGACAGAAACTGTTGCTATGATCCAAGCATTCAATACTATGATGAAAATGGCGATCCTATCATGTTTAATTCACTAGAGTTTCCAGAGCAAAAACCATTGTTTTCACCAAGATTTGGATTCAACTGGGATGTGAACGGAGATAGAACTGTTCAGGTAAGAGGGGGAACAGGCTTATTTACGGGTAGATTTCCATTCGTATGGATCGGTAATCAGGTGGCTAACCCTAATTTCTTTTTCTATACCGTATCAAGAACTGATTTTAAATTTCCACAGGTTTGGAAAACTAATTTGGGTGTGGACAAGAAACTCGGCGAAGGATTTACACTTTCTGCTGACTTAGTTTATTCTAAGGATGTCAATGGGATTATGGTTAGAAACTACGGCTTGATTCAGCCTAATTCAACACTTTCTGGACAACCGGGAAGACAAGTATATGGAGCTGGAGATAGAGCGACTGTATTTGGCGGTGCGACGAATGCGTATGTATTGTCGAACTCAGATGTTGGTCGTAGTGTGAACCTTTCATTGGAATTGAAGAAGAGCTGGACTAATGGATTATATACTTCTTTAGCTTATAACTTCCTTGATTCAAAAGATGCCTCATCGCTCGTAGGAGAAATTTCAAGTGATACTTATGATAGAAATCCAGCGATAAATAATGTGAATGAAGCTGTTGCTTCTCCGTCGCTTTATGGAAATAGACATAGAATTGTAGGTACCATTAACAAGAAGTTTACTTATGGTGGAGATAAAACAGCGACTACGGTTTCTTTCTTTATAGAATATGCTCAGGGCGGAAGATTCTCATACACTTATGCAGGAGATATCAATAATGATGGCTCAGGCTTAAATGACCTGATCTACGTGCCAACAGATGGTGAAATTGATCAGATGCAATTCGATACATTTTTCGCTACAGAGGCAGACCAGCGTGCAGGGTTGAAGTCTTATATTGCACAGGATGAGTACTTAAATGTTCGACGAGGAAGATATGCTGAAAAGTATAGTGCTTTAAGCCCTTGGTTCTCAACTTGGGATATGAGAGTACTACAAGATTTTTATATTGGTGAACAAACTTTGCAGTTAAGCTTAGATATTCTTAATATTGGCAATCTGATTTCCAATAAATGGGGTGTGAGACAAGTTCCTTTAAATACCTCGCCTATTGGATATGTTAGAACTGAGGCAACAGGTGAGCCTGTTTATTCATTCGATACAAACGCCAAAGAGACATTTGCGGATGATTTTGGACTACAGTCTAGATGGCAATTGCAGCTTGGTGTAAGATATATATTTTAA
- a CDS encoding VPS10 domain-containing protein, producing the protein MKIRNIGPAGMSGRVTAIDAVHANPDIIYIGTASGGVWKSEGGGVTWIPVFEKEAVASVGALAIDQSNPDVIWIGTGEGNPRNSATSGAGVYRTLDGGATWQLMGLEGTRNIHRVIIDPRNSNVIYVGAQGSAWGESSDRGVYKSMDGGKSWKKILYTNLKTGIGELVMDPNNPNKLFAAMWEFRRWPWFFKSGGEGSALHVTYDGGETWKKLTNEDGLPEGELGRMGLAISRSNPKVVYALIESKKNALYKSEDGGVKWKKVQDKEVGGRPFYYAEIAADPLNENRLYNIYSEVGLSEDGGKTFSTLLGWNPTRVHGDYHAIWIHPTDPSLVIIGNDGGLAISRDRAKTFRFVENLPVGQFYHISTDNQVPYNIYGGMQDNGSWIGPSNSLRNGGIRNSYWDEIAFGDGFDVVPDRSNPRYAFGMWQGGNVLYIDLETGESQYIKPVHPDGKKLRFNWNAAIAQDPTNPDVVYYGSQFVHKSVDKGQNWTIISPDLTTNDPAKQKSNESGGLTMDASGAENFTTILAISPSPIDDQVLWVSTDDGNIQLTKDGGKTWTILNSRIKGLKSGAWMPQVKASKYNAGEAVLVVNDYRRDDWTPWLYRTTDFGKTWERLVDDQDVSGYVLSYVQDPVEPNLMFVGTEFGLYVSFNAGQSWNQWKEGYPTVSTYDLDIQEEFGDLVIGTFGRSIWVLDDIRPLRALAKEGTSLLSRNIYAYEAADAYLWSRKEAAGTRFQGDAIYKGDDKANGALLTYSLKKTSKQDTTIKSDTVWIKVFDASNNEIRKTFTVGKQGMNRYNWDMCRRGFRSTTTAKPEKEIQDVSGRWVLPGKYGVQFKCGNDSVMTSVLIKKDPRIDITEETMAKNAQTLDQITKYQMLATMAIDQLNEANKSIELTLAAMKRQSVANDNITSTAKELKKKIKSLKELINDKEDLQGFIDGGHIISGKLWTTSFYSQLYSMNNSSQELAANQLKSQLDGVLTQTNTFFENEWLEFQKNVEMLNLSLFQPYEKLELE; encoded by the coding sequence ATGAAAATACGTAATATAGGACCTGCAGGTATGAGCGGAAGAGTTACTGCTATTGATGCGGTACATGCCAATCCAGATATAATTTATATAGGTACAGCCTCTGGTGGGGTATGGAAGTCCGAAGGCGGCGGTGTGACTTGGATCCCAGTTTTTGAAAAAGAAGCAGTTGCCTCTGTTGGTGCTTTGGCTATTGATCAGTCTAACCCAGATGTGATCTGGATTGGTACAGGTGAAGGTAACCCGAGAAATAGTGCAACAAGTGGCGCTGGAGTCTATAGGACACTCGATGGAGGTGCAACATGGCAATTGATGGGACTGGAAGGTACCAGAAATATTCATAGAGTAATTATAGATCCTAGAAATTCAAATGTCATTTATGTGGGTGCACAAGGATCGGCCTGGGGTGAAAGTTCAGACAGAGGAGTATACAAATCTATGGATGGAGGTAAATCATGGAAAAAAATATTGTACACCAATTTAAAAACAGGAATTGGAGAATTGGTCATGGACCCAAATAATCCGAATAAGTTATTTGCAGCCATGTGGGAGTTTAGAAGATGGCCGTGGTTTTTTAAATCTGGGGGTGAGGGCTCTGCGCTGCATGTTACTTATGATGGAGGCGAGACTTGGAAGAAGTTGACCAATGAAGATGGTTTGCCTGAAGGTGAATTAGGTCGAATGGGATTGGCCATTTCAAGAAGTAATCCTAAAGTGGTGTATGCCTTAATAGAATCAAAAAAGAACGCACTATACAAATCTGAAGATGGAGGAGTAAAATGGAAGAAGGTGCAAGACAAAGAAGTGGGTGGTCGACCATTTTACTATGCAGAAATAGCCGCAGATCCATTGAATGAAAATCGATTGTATAATATTTATTCTGAGGTAGGGTTAAGCGAGGATGGAGGGAAGACATTCTCAACACTATTGGGCTGGAATCCTACGCGTGTGCATGGAGATTACCATGCTATTTGGATTCATCCTACAGACCCTTCTTTGGTTATTATAGGCAATGACGGCGGACTGGCGATTTCTAGAGATAGAGCGAAGACGTTTAGATTTGTAGAGAATCTACCTGTAGGTCAATTCTATCACATTTCTACCGATAATCAAGTGCCTTACAATATTTATGGTGGCATGCAGGATAATGGTTCCTGGATAGGGCCATCTAATTCACTCAGAAATGGAGGTATCAGAAACAGTTATTGGGACGAAATAGCTTTTGGTGACGGATTTGATGTGGTGCCTGATCGCTCTAATCCTCGATATGCATTTGGTATGTGGCAAGGGGGTAATGTGTTGTATATAGATCTGGAAACTGGTGAGTCACAGTATATTAAGCCTGTTCATCCAGATGGTAAAAAATTGAGGTTTAATTGGAATGCCGCGATAGCGCAGGACCCAACGAATCCAGACGTAGTTTACTACGGTAGCCAGTTCGTACACAAGAGTGTTGATAAAGGACAGAATTGGACCATTATTTCTCCTGATCTTACCACCAACGATCCGGCCAAACAAAAAAGCAATGAAAGTGGCGGACTAACTATGGATGCCTCTGGGGCGGAAAACTTCACTACCATTTTGGCTATTTCTCCATCACCAATTGATGATCAGGTATTATGGGTGTCTACTGATGATGGCAATATCCAATTGACCAAAGATGGAGGAAAGACATGGACAATTCTGAATAGTAGAATCAAAGGCTTAAAATCAGGCGCTTGGATGCCTCAAGTGAAAGCATCTAAATACAACGCAGGGGAAGCCGTATTGGTCGTCAATGACTACAGGAGGGATGACTGGACACCGTGGTTATACCGTACGACAGATTTCGGTAAAACCTGGGAAAGGTTGGTTGATGATCAGGATGTGTCAGGCTACGTTTTAAGTTATGTTCAAGACCCTGTAGAACCTAATCTCATGTTCGTAGGTACTGAGTTTGGTTTGTATGTTTCATTCAATGCTGGACAATCATGGAATCAATGGAAAGAAGGGTATCCTACGGTCTCTACCTATGATTTGGATATTCAGGAAGAATTTGGAGATCTAGTGATAGGTACCTTTGGACGATCCATTTGGGTGCTGGATGATATTCGTCCGTTAAGAGCCTTGGCTAAAGAAGGGACTTCTTTGCTCAGTAGAAACATTTATGCATATGAAGCTGCGGATGCCTACCTGTGGAGTCGAAAAGAGGCAGCGGGTACCAGGTTTCAGGGTGATGCTATTTATAAAGGTGACGACAAGGCCAATGGTGCACTCTTGACTTATTCGCTAAAGAAAACATCTAAACAAGACACTACAATCAAATCGGATACTGTGTGGATCAAAGTATTTGATGCTTCTAATAATGAAATCAGAAAAACTTTTACCGTAGGTAAGCAGGGCATGAATCGTTACAATTGGGACATGTGTAGAAGAGGATTTCGCTCTACGACTACTGCTAAACCAGAAAAGGAAATTCAGGATGTTTCGGGACGCTGGGTTCTTCCCGGAAAGTATGGGGTGCAATTCAAATGTGGTAATGATTCTGTGATGACTAGTGTGTTGATCAAAAAGGATCCAAGAATAGACATTACAGAAGAAACAATGGCCAAGAATGCTCAAACGCTAGATCAGATCACTAAATATCAAATGTTGGCTACTATGGCCATTGATCAATTAAATGAAGCCAATAAGAGCATTGAACTAACGCTGGCTGCTATGAAAAGACAGAGTGTAGCAAACGATAATATCACGAGTACAGCTAAAGAGTTGAAGAAAAAAATTAAATCTCTCAAAGAATTGATCAACGATAAAGAGGACCTTCAAGGCTTTATCGATGGAGGACACATTATTTCAGGTAAACTATGGACAACAAGTTTCTATTCTCAACTCTATAGTATGAACAACTCGTCACAAGAATTAGCTGCCAATCAATTGAAATCACAATTGGATGGGGTACTCACTCAAACCAATACGTTTTTTGAAAATGAATGGCTAGAATTTCAAAAGAATGTTGAAATGCTGAATTTGAGTTTGTTTCAGCCTTATGAAAAACTAGAATTAGAATAA